In Rhodovulum sulfidophilum DSM 1374, the following are encoded in one genomic region:
- a CDS encoding Lrp/AsnC family transcriptional regulator, producing the protein MKLDRIDLKILDLLQRDATIPLARIADRVGLSQTPCWKRIQKHEEAGVIRERVAILDPEVLGLALTAFVMIEALDHTSDWRESFLEAVERFDEVRDLYRLAGRYDFLLRVVVRDMADFDRFYADLTAGVRLRSVDSFFALERMKVSTALPLAGMLA; encoded by the coding sequence ATGAAACTCGATCGTATAGACCTGAAGATTCTCGATCTCCTTCAGAGGGATGCGACCATTCCGCTGGCCCGGATCGCAGACCGGGTGGGATTGTCGCAAACGCCCTGCTGGAAGCGCATCCAGAAACATGAAGAGGCGGGCGTGATCCGCGAACGCGTAGCCATTCTCGATCCGGAGGTGCTGGGGCTTGCCTTGACCGCCTTCGTCATGATCGAGGCGCTCGATCACACATCCGACTGGCGCGAGAGCTTTCTTGAGGCCGTCGAGCGGTTCGATGAGGTGCGCGACCTCTATCGGCTGGCGGGGCGTTACGATTTCCTGCTGCGGGTCGTGGTTCGCGACATGGCCGATTTCGACCGGTTTTATGCCGATCTGACCGCCGGTGTGCGGCTGCGCAGCGTCGACAGTTTCTTTGCGCTCGAGCGGATGAAGGTCTCGACTGCGCTTCCGCTCGCCGGAATGCTCGCCTGA
- a CDS encoding nitroreductase family protein, translating into MSNKTLELLQKRRTQYALGKDLPLSADMVEGLIKAAIRHAPSSFNSQSSRAVILFGAESEKAWGLIEAELRKIVPAEDFGPTEAKMKGFAAGAGTVLFYEDEDTIKGLQEQFPIYADAFPRFSQHSAGMAQLAVWTALAEEGIGASLQHYNPVADAALAEAFDVPASWTLVAQMPFGGHAGEIGDKTFMEDEARFRTHGK; encoded by the coding sequence ATGTCGAACAAGACGCTCGAGCTGTTGCAGAAGCGCCGGACGCAATATGCTCTCGGCAAGGATCTTCCGCTCTCGGCCGACATGGTGGAAGGCCTGATCAAGGCGGCGATCCGGCATGCGCCCTCGTCCTTCAACTCGCAAAGCTCGCGGGCCGTCATCCTGTTCGGGGCCGAAAGCGAGAAGGCCTGGGGCCTGATCGAGGCCGAGCTGCGCAAGATCGTTCCGGCCGAGGATTTCGGCCCGACCGAAGCCAAGATGAAGGGCTTTGCCGCCGGGGCGGGGACGGTGCTGTTCTACGAGGATGAGGACACGATCAAGGGCCTGCAGGAGCAGTTCCCGATCTATGCCGACGCCTTCCCGCGTTTTTCTCAGCATTCGGCGGGCATGGCGCAACTGGCGGTCTGGACGGCGCTTGCCGAGGAAGGCATCGGGGCGAGCCTGCAGCATTACAACCCGGTTGCGGATGCTGCCCTGGCCGAGGCCTTCGACGTGCCTGCCAGCTGGACGCTGGTCGCGCAGATGCCCTTCGGTGGCCATGCGGGCGAGATCGGCGACAAGACCTTCATGGAGGACGAGGCGCGCTTCCGCACTCACGGCAAGTAA
- a CDS encoding sulfate/molybdate ABC transporter ATP-binding protein, which yields MHIDIDEIAKEFGTARALHPVSLSIPNGALVALLGPSGSGKTTLLRILGGLDYPSSGRIFFDGQDTTGLSVQDRRAGFVFQNYALFRHMNVFENIAYGLRARRRRDRPAEAEITRRVNRLLALIQLPDIGARYPGQLSGGQRQRVALARALAIEPRMLLLDEPFGALDAKVRKELRQGLREIHDATGLTTLFVTHDQEEAMDLADLVVVMSMGRIEQVGKPAEIRARPACAFVRDFVAA from the coding sequence ATGCATATCGACATCGACGAAATCGCGAAGGAATTCGGCACCGCGCGGGCGCTGCACCCGGTCTCGCTCTCGATCCCGAACGGGGCGCTGGTGGCGCTGCTGGGGCCGTCGGGCTCGGGCAAGACCACGCTGCTGCGCATTCTGGGCGGGCTGGACTATCCCAGCTCGGGGCGGATCTTCTTCGACGGGCAGGACACGACCGGGCTGAGCGTGCAGGACCGCCGGGCGGGCTTCGTCTTCCAGAATTACGCGCTGTTCCGGCATATGAACGTGTTCGAGAACATCGCCTATGGATTGCGCGCCCGCAGGCGCCGCGACCGTCCCGCCGAAGCCGAAATCACCCGCCGGGTGAACCGGCTTCTGGCGCTGATCCAGTTGCCCGATATCGGCGCGCGCTACCCCGGTCAGCTTTCGGGCGGGCAGCGTCAGCGCGTGGCGCTGGCGCGGGCGCTGGCCATCGAGCCGCGCATGCTCCTGCTAGACGAACCGTTCGGCGCGCTCGACGCCAAGGTCCGCAAGGAGTTGCGCCAGGGCCTGCGCGAAATCCACGACGCGACCGGGCTGACCACGCTTTTCGTCACCCATGACCAGGAAGAGGCGATGGATCTGGCCGATCTCGTCGTGGTGATGTCGATGGGCCGGATCGAACAGGTCGGCAAGCCCGCCGAGATCCGCGCCCGCCCGGCCTGCGCCTTCGTGCGCGATTTCGTGGCGGCCTGA
- a CDS encoding MFS transporter, with protein MTQTQRAAQAPLVTPVLIAGSVILLIGFAIRASFGVFQIPIAEEFGWARTEFSLAIAIQNLAWGIGQPLFGAMAEKIGDHKAIVAGALLYALGLVLSAFAIQPWQHQGLEVLVGFGVAGTGFGVILAIVGRAAAPEHRSMALGVATAAGSAGQIVGPPSAELLLRLLPWQGVFMVFAGVVLASLLALPFIRSPQIASRAELEESLGQVLGRAFRDPSFVMIFMGFFSCGYQLAFITAHFPPFVAELCGPIVPGGTLSAIGITTTSALGAVAISVIGLFNILGTVTAGWLGNRYSRKYLLAGIYTARTVAAAAFILMPITPGTVLVFSMVMGALWLATVPLTSGLVAHIYGLRYMGTLYGFVFLSHQIGGFLGVWLGGRLYDLYGNYDLVWWVGVGVGAFSALVHLPIRETPIPARAAA; from the coding sequence ATGACCCAGACCCAACGCGCCGCACAGGCGCCGCTTGTGACCCCGGTACTGATCGCCGGCTCGGTAATCCTGCTGATCGGCTTTGCCATCCGCGCCTCTTTCGGGGTGTTCCAGATCCCGATTGCCGAGGAATTCGGCTGGGCACGCACCGAATTCTCGCTGGCCATCGCGATCCAGAACCTTGCCTGGGGCATCGGACAGCCGCTGTTCGGCGCGATGGCCGAGAAGATCGGCGACCACAAGGCCATCGTTGCGGGCGCATTGCTCTATGCGCTGGGGCTGGTGCTCTCGGCCTTCGCGATCCAGCCTTGGCAGCATCAGGGACTTGAAGTTCTTGTGGGATTCGGCGTCGCGGGCACAGGCTTCGGCGTGATCCTCGCCATTGTCGGCCGGGCGGCGGCGCCCGAGCATCGCTCGATGGCGCTGGGGGTCGCGACCGCCGCCGGGTCGGCGGGGCAGATCGTGGGGCCGCCCTCGGCCGAGCTGCTGCTGCGGCTCCTGCCATGGCAGGGCGTGTTCATGGTCTTCGCCGGCGTGGTGCTGGCCTCGCTGCTGGCGCTGCCCTTCATCCGCTCGCCCCAGATCGCCAGCCGCGCCGAACTGGAGGAAAGCCTCGGGCAGGTGCTGGGCCGGGCCTTCCGCGACCCGTCTTTCGTCATGATCTTCATGGGGTTCTTCTCCTGCGGCTACCAGCTTGCCTTCATCACCGCGCATTTCCCGCCCTTCGTGGCCGAGCTTTGCGGACCCATCGTGCCGGGCGGCACGCTGTCGGCGATCGGGATCACCACCACCTCGGCGCTGGGGGCGGTGGCGATCTCGGTGATCGGTCTGTTCAACATCCTCGGCACGGTGACCGCGGGCTGGCTGGGCAACCGCTACAGCCGGAAATACCTGCTGGCGGGCATCTACACGGCACGCACCGTAGCCGCGGCGGCCTTCATCCTGATGCCGATCACCCCGGGCACGGTGCTGGTCTTCTCGATGGTGATGGGGGCGCTCTGGCTGGCCACGGTACCGCTGACCAGCGGGCTTGTCGCCCATATCTACGGGCTGCGCTACATGGGCACGCTATACGGCTTCGTCTTCCTGTCGCACCAGATCGGCGGCTTCCTCGGCGTCTGGCTGGGCGGCAGGCTGTACGACCTCTATGGCAATTACGATCTGGTCTGGTGGGTCGGCGTGGGCGTCGGCGCCTTTTCGGCGCTGGTGCATCTGCCGATCCGCGAGACGCCGATCCCCGCCCGCGCCGCGGCCTGA
- a CDS encoding ATP-binding protein yields the protein MVERWIKRMLPRGLYGRAALILIVPIVTIQLVVSVVFIQRHFADVTQQMTKALVLELAYLTRIVDAAPDLAAARSEAGAVARPLELALTLPTDAPREISRRFYDLSGKTVTATLRQGLPGFTGIDLATDTARVWVGIVTDKGPMEVSFNRRRVSATNPHQLLVLMMFTSALMTLIAFLFLRNQLRPIRRLARAADAFGKGRPIPYRPTGATEVRAAGRAFLDMRARMERQIEQRTLMLSGVSHDLRTPLTRLKLELSMAEDSPETRAMLRDINDMGRMIDTFLDFSRADALDDPEELDPAALLMRVAERARAGGGAVDIGALPPAEPASLRPMAVERALQNLIDNGLRHGNRVALSLYLRPGALVFTVEDDGPGIPEAQRELAMQPFQRLDAARNQNRGTGVGLGLAIAADIARGHGGALHLGTSDRLGGLRADLVLAR from the coding sequence ATGGTGGAGCGCTGGATCAAACGGATGCTGCCGCGGGGGCTCTATGGCCGGGCCGCGCTGATTCTGATCGTGCCGATCGTCACGATCCAGCTGGTCGTGTCGGTGGTCTTCATTCAGCGTCACTTCGCCGATGTCACCCAGCAGATGACCAAGGCTCTGGTGCTGGAACTGGCCTACCTGACCCGGATCGTGGACGCCGCGCCCGATCTGGCCGCCGCACGATCCGAGGCCGGCGCCGTGGCCCGGCCGCTGGAGCTGGCGCTGACGCTGCCGACCGACGCGCCGCGGGAGATCAGTCGCAGATTCTACGACCTGTCCGGCAAGACCGTCACCGCCACATTGCGCCAGGGCCTGCCGGGCTTCACCGGGATCGACCTCGCGACCGATACCGCCCGCGTCTGGGTCGGGATCGTGACCGACAAGGGACCGATGGAGGTGTCGTTCAACCGCCGCCGGGTCTCGGCAACCAACCCGCACCAATTGCTTGTGCTGATGATGTTCACCAGCGCATTGATGACGCTGATCGCCTTCCTGTTCCTGCGCAACCAGCTCCGTCCGATCCGGCGCCTCGCCCGCGCCGCCGACGCCTTCGGCAAGGGCCGCCCGATTCCCTACCGCCCGACCGGGGCGACCGAGGTCCGGGCCGCGGGGCGTGCCTTTCTCGACATGCGGGCCCGGATGGAACGCCAGATCGAACAGCGGACGCTGATGCTGTCGGGGGTCAGCCATGACCTGCGCACGCCGCTGACCCGGCTCAAGCTGGAATTGTCGATGGCCGAGGACAGCCCCGAGACCCGGGCGATGCTGCGCGACATCAACGACATGGGGCGGATGATCGACACCTTCCTCGATTTCTCGCGCGCCGATGCGCTGGACGACCCCGAGGAGCTCGATCCGGCCGCGCTGCTCATGCGCGTGGCAGAGCGTGCGCGCGCCGGCGGCGGCGCGGTCGACATCGGCGCGCTGCCCCCCGCAGAGCCTGCCTCGCTGCGGCCGATGGCGGTCGAACGCGCGCTGCAGAACCTGATCGACAATGGCCTGCGCCATGGCAACCGGGTGGCGCTGTCGCTCTATCTCCGGCCGGGCGCGCTGGTCTTCACCGTCGAGGATGACGGGCCGGGCATCCCCGAAGCCCAGCGCGAACTGGCGATGCAGCCGTTTCAGCGGCTCGACGCGGCGCGCAACCAGAACCGCGGCACCGGCGTGGGGCTCGGGCTGGCCATTGCCGCCGATATCGCCCGCGGCCATGGCGGCGCACTGCATCTGGGCACCAGCGACCGGCTGGGCGGTCTGCGGGCAGATCTGGTTCTGGCACGCTGA
- a CDS encoding sulfate ABC transporter substrate-binding protein, which yields MIRTIQLGAHALAQGQVIRTFGDGQIEIDIGGRRLTGTAVPNAPMPAATPLRRSRPPFRWRKGILTVLATFGLALGAPEAAFSTATDAPQILNVSYDPTREFYRDYNELFQAWREAGDHAPVTVQQSHGGAGAQARAVIDGLPATVVTLALSADIDAIAEHTGKIPADWQSRLPHNSAPYTSTIVFLVRKGNPKAIENWDDLIRDDVQVVTPNPKTSGGARWNFLAAYGYALDRFDGDEDRAQEFMTRLYRNVPVLDTGARGATTTFSQRGIGDVLLAWENEAFLALDALGADKFDIVVPSISILAEPPVTLVDGNIGSEAQRAVAEAYLEHLYSPEAQALALRHFYRAWDSSAAAPEDVARFPELRLVTIDDFGGWARAQPVFFGDGGLFDKIYED from the coding sequence ATGATCCGCACCATCCAGCTTGGCGCCCATGCGCTCGCTCAGGGCCAGGTCATCCGTACCTTCGGCGACGGACAGATCGAGATCGACATCGGCGGCCGGCGCCTTACCGGCACCGCAGTGCCCAACGCTCCGATGCCCGCGGCAACGCCTCTGCGCCGTTCGCGGCCCCCCTTTCGCTGGCGGAAAGGCATTCTGACTGTGCTGGCCACCTTCGGGCTTGCGCTTGGCGCGCCCGAAGCCGCCTTCTCCACCGCAACCGACGCGCCGCAGATCCTTAACGTCTCCTACGACCCCACCCGCGAATTCTATCGCGATTACAACGAGCTGTTCCAAGCCTGGCGGGAAGCCGGAGACCATGCGCCGGTCACCGTCCAGCAATCGCATGGCGGTGCCGGGGCGCAGGCGCGGGCGGTGATCGACGGCCTGCCCGCGACGGTGGTCACGCTGGCGCTTTCGGCCGATATCGACGCCATCGCCGAGCACACCGGCAAGATCCCGGCCGACTGGCAGAGCCGCCTGCCGCATAATTCGGCGCCCTATACCTCGACCATCGTCTTTCTCGTGCGCAAGGGGAATCCGAAGGCGATCGAGAACTGGGACGACCTGATCCGCGACGACGTGCAGGTGGTGACCCCGAACCCGAAAACCTCGGGCGGCGCGCGCTGGAACTTCCTTGCTGCCTATGGCTATGCGCTCGACCGCTTCGACGGCGACGAGGACCGGGCGCAGGAGTTCATGACGCGGCTTTACCGCAACGTGCCGGTGCTCGATACCGGGGCCCGCGGCGCCACCACGACCTTCTCGCAACGGGGCATCGGCGACGTGCTGCTGGCCTGGGAAAACGAGGCCTTCCTGGCGCTCGACGCGCTCGGCGCGGACAAGTTCGACATCGTCGTGCCCTCGATCTCTATCCTGGCCGAGCCGCCGGTCACGCTCGTTGACGGCAATATCGGATCGGAGGCGCAGCGCGCGGTGGCCGAGGCCTATCTCGAGCATCTCTACAGCCCCGAGGCGCAGGCCCTGGCGCTGCGTCATTTCTACCGTGCCTGGGACAGCTCGGCCGCTGCACCCGAGGATGTCGCGCGCTTTCCCGAGCTGCGGCTTGTGACCATCGACGATTTCGGCGGCTGGGCCAGGGCGCAGCCGGTCTTCTTCGGCGATGGCGGGCTGTTCGACAAGATCTACGAGGATTGA
- a CDS encoding DksA/TraR family C4-type zinc finger protein, with amino-acid sequence MAGGWARDGAVNDQIDASIEDELNRMKAKRAPMGESLTHCAECGEPIPEARRRALPGVKLCIDCQGDRDRRPVTRGGINRRGSKDSQLK; translated from the coding sequence ATGGCCGGAGGCTGGGCGCGCGACGGCGCGGTGAACGATCAGATCGACGCCTCGATCGAGGACGAGCTGAACCGGATGAAGGCAAAGCGCGCGCCCATGGGCGAAAGCCTGACGCACTGCGCCGAATGCGGCGAGCCGATCCCCGAGGCGCGGCGCCGCGCCCTGCCCGGCGTCAAGCTCTGCATCGATTGCCAGGGAGACCGCGACCGGCGGCCGGTGACCCGCGGCGGCATCAACCGGCGCGGCTCGAAGGACAGCCAGCTCAAGTGA
- the cysT gene encoding sulfate ABC transporter permease subunit CysT has protein sequence MRAGPFRSPSPLPGFGLSFGIAMAGLSIVVLLPLGALLGRGLAIGPVELLDMVNSRRIRAALGLSFRAALVASLFNLAFGLVLAWVLVRYRFWGRRLIDAAVDLPFALPTAVAGIALTALYAPTGPFGHALAPLGIEIAYSEAGIWLALIFIGLPFVVRTVQPVIEEIDREAEEVSATLGAGRLYTLRRVVLPTLTPALMTGFALALARSVGEYGSVIFIAGNLPFRTEIAPLLIVIRLEEYNHDAAAAIGIAMLMISFAVLLTLNTIQFWSRRRIGLG, from the coding sequence ATGCGCGCGGGACCCTTCCGCTCGCCCTCTCCCCTGCCGGGGTTCGGGCTGAGCTTCGGAATCGCGATGGCGGGTCTGTCCATCGTGGTTCTGCTGCCGCTCGGCGCGCTTCTGGGCCGCGGGCTTGCCATCGGTCCGGTCGAGTTGCTGGACATGGTCAATTCGCGCCGCATCCGGGCGGCGCTCGGCCTGTCCTTCCGGGCGGCTCTGGTCGCCTCGCTGTTCAACCTGGCCTTCGGGCTGGTGCTGGCCTGGGTGCTGGTGCGGTACCGGTTCTGGGGACGGCGGCTGATCGACGCCGCTGTCGATCTGCCATTCGCGCTGCCGACGGCGGTGGCGGGGATCGCGCTGACCGCGCTTTACGCCCCGACCGGCCCCTTCGGACATGCGCTCGCGCCGCTCGGGATCGAGATCGCCTATAGCGAGGCCGGAATCTGGCTGGCGCTGATCTTCATCGGCCTGCCCTTCGTGGTGCGCACCGTGCAACCGGTGATCGAGGAAATCGACCGCGAGGCGGAAGAGGTCAGCGCCACGCTCGGGGCGGGCCGCCTCTATACCTTGCGCCGGGTGGTGCTGCCGACCCTGACGCCGGCGCTTATGACCGGCTTCGCCCTGGCGCTGGCGCGCTCTGTCGGCGAATACGGCTCGGTCATCTTCATCGCTGGCAACCTGCCGTTCCGGACCGAGATCGCGCCCTTGCTGATCGTGATCAGGCTTGAGGAATACAATCACGACGCCGCCGCGGCGATCGGGATCGCGATGCTCATGATCTCCTTCGCGGTGCTGCTGACACTCAACACCATCCAGTTCTGGAGCAGACGGAGGATCGGCCTTGGCTGA
- a CDS encoding DEAD/DEAH box helicase, with translation MTTFDKMGLPKRLVTRLAETGITEPTPIQARAIPPALEGRDVIGLAQTGTGKTAAFGLPLLTALAESRGKPTPKTARALVLAPTRELVKQIAESLRPLVAGTPVSVETVVGGASLSAQEKRMARGADLLVATPGRLIDLMGRGAVVLAETRFLVLDEADQMLDMGFIHALRRIAAKLPKERQTMLFSATMPKQMDEIAASYLTNPVRVEVSPPGTAVDKITQSVHFLEKAEKTGRLIELLDGHRDDRAIVFGRTKHGAERLSKQLERAGFATASIHGNKSQGQRDRAIKAFRAGDVRVLVATDVAARGIDIPEVRHVYNFDLPNVPDNYVHRIGRTARAGADGAAVAFCAPEEISELRAIHKVMGCAIPVASGTPWEGLEPKQSRGGPRGAGKGAGKPPAKARARRRPRNKNRAAA, from the coding sequence GTGACGACATTCGACAAGATGGGCCTGCCCAAGCGGCTTGTGACGCGGCTGGCCGAGACCGGCATTACCGAGCCCACCCCGATCCAGGCCCGCGCCATTCCCCCGGCGCTGGAAGGCCGCGACGTGATCGGGCTGGCGCAGACCGGCACCGGCAAGACCGCAGCCTTCGGCCTGCCGCTTCTGACCGCGCTGGCCGAGAGCCGCGGCAAGCCCACGCCCAAGACCGCCCGCGCCCTGGTGCTGGCCCCGACCCGCGAGTTGGTCAAGCAGATCGCCGAGAGCCTCCGGCCGCTGGTCGCGGGCACGCCGGTCAGCGTCGAGACCGTGGTCGGCGGCGCCTCGCTTTCGGCGCAGGAAAAGCGGATGGCGCGTGGCGCCGATCTGCTGGTGGCGACGCCCGGGCGGCTGATCGACCTGATGGGTCGGGGCGCCGTGGTGCTGGCCGAAACCCGGTTCCTGGTGCTGGACGAGGCCGACCAGATGCTGGACATGGGCTTCATCCATGCCCTGCGCCGGATCGCGGCCAAGCTGCCGAAGGAACGCCAGACCATGCTGTTCTCGGCCACCATGCCCAAGCAGATGGACGAGATTGCCGCAAGCTACCTGACCAATCCGGTCCGGGTCGAGGTGAGCCCCCCCGGCACCGCCGTCGACAAGATCACCCAATCGGTGCATTTCCTCGAGAAGGCCGAGAAGACCGGCCGCCTGATCGAGCTTCTGGACGGGCATCGCGACGACCGTGCCATCGTCTTCGGCCGCACCAAGCATGGCGCCGAACGGCTGTCGAAACAGCTTGAACGGGCCGGTTTCGCGACCGCCTCGATCCATGGCAACAAGAGCCAGGGCCAGCGCGACCGCGCGATCAAGGCGTTCCGCGCGGGCGATGTGCGGGTGCTGGTGGCGACCGATGTGGCGGCGCGGGGCATCGACATTCCCGAGGTCCGCCATGTCTACAATTTCGACCTGCCGAACGTGCCCGACAACTATGTCCACCGGATCGGTCGCACAGCGCGGGCCGGGGCCGATGGCGCGGCGGTCGCGTTCTGCGCCCCCGAGGAGATTTCGGAACTGCGGGCGATCCACAAGGTGATGGGCTGCGCGATCCCGGTTGCCTCGGGCACGCCCTGGGAAGGGCTCGAACCGAAGCAGTCGCGGGGCGGCCCGCGCGGCGCGGGCAAAGGCGCGGGCAAGCCGCCCGCCAAGGCGCGGGCGCGCCGTCGCCCGCGCAACAAGAACCGCGCGGCGGCCTGA
- a CDS encoding alpha-D-glucose phosphate-specific phosphoglucomutase yields MQKITVETKPIEGQKPGTSGLRKKTPVFMAPHYLENFVQSIFNAIGGVAGKSLVLGGDGRYFNDRAAQVILRMAAAGGAARVIVGQNALLSTPAASHLIRKRGTDGGIVLSASHNPGGPDEDFGVKFNTPNGGPAPEEVTNRIFEATKTITSYEIVEARDLDLSAPGETMLGGTVVEIVDPVADYAELMQSLFDFDAIRRLIAGGFTLRFDAMHAVTGPYAKAILEDLLGAPAGSVINAVPQPDFGGGHPDPNPIWARPLVDLAMGPDAPDFAAASDGDGDRNMILGRGIVVTPSDSLAVLAANATRAPGYAAGLKGVARSMPTSRAVDRVAAAAGLDCYETPTGWKFFGNLLDAGRATLCGEESAGTGSDHVREKDGLWAVLLWLNILAETGLSVAETLRAHWAAHGRNYYTRHDYEAVDKDRAEAMLEALRGRLDSLAGQSFAGRKVEMADEFSYDDPVDGSKSTGQGLRIHFEGGARIVYRLSGTGTVGATLRVYLEEYTDDPARLELPVEEVLADVIAAADEIAGIRDHTGRTEPDVRT; encoded by the coding sequence ATGCAAAAGATCACCGTCGAAACCAAACCCATCGAAGGCCAGAAGCCCGGCACTTCGGGGCTGCGAAAAAAGACGCCGGTCTTCATGGCTCCGCATTACCTGGAGAATTTCGTCCAGTCGATTTTCAACGCGATCGGCGGGGTCGCCGGCAAGTCGCTGGTTCTGGGCGGTGACGGGCGCTATTTCAACGACCGCGCGGCGCAGGTCATCCTGCGGATGGCAGCAGCCGGTGGCGCCGCTCGCGTGATCGTCGGACAGAATGCGCTGCTGTCGACGCCGGCCGCCTCGCACCTGATCCGCAAGCGCGGCACCGATGGCGGGATCGTCCTGTCGGCCAGCCACAACCCGGGCGGGCCGGACGAGGATTTCGGGGTCAAGTTCAACACCCCCAATGGCGGCCCCGCCCCCGAGGAGGTGACGAACCGGATCTTCGAGGCGACGAAGACCATCACCTCCTACGAGATCGTCGAGGCCCGGGATCTGGACCTGTCGGCCCCGGGCGAGACGATGCTTGGCGGCACGGTGGTCGAGATCGTCGACCCGGTCGCCGATTATGCCGAGCTGATGCAGAGCTTGTTCGATTTCGACGCCATCCGGCGGCTGATCGCTGGCGGCTTCACGCTGCGCTTCGACGCGATGCATGCGGTGACGGGGCCCTATGCCAAGGCGATCCTCGAGGACCTTCTGGGCGCGCCCGCAGGCAGCGTGATCAACGCGGTGCCGCAGCCCGATTTCGGCGGCGGCCATCCGGACCCGAACCCGATCTGGGCCAGGCCTTTGGTCGACCTGGCGATGGGACCCGACGCGCCCGATTTCGCGGCCGCCTCGGATGGCGACGGCGACCGCAACATGATCCTCGGGCGCGGCATCGTGGTGACGCCCTCGGACAGCCTGGCGGTGCTGGCGGCGAATGCGACCCGGGCGCCGGGCTATGCGGCCGGGCTGAAGGGGGTGGCGCGCTCGATGCCGACCTCGCGCGCCGTCGACCGGGTGGCGGCGGCAGCGGGGCTGGACTGTTACGAGACGCCCACCGGCTGGAAGTTCTTCGGCAACCTGCTCGATGCCGGGCGGGCGACGCTGTGCGGCGAGGAAAGCGCCGGGACCGGATCGGACCATGTGCGCGAGAAGGACGGTCTCTGGGCGGTGCTTCTGTGGCTGAACATCCTTGCCGAGACCGGCCTTTCGGTGGCCGAGACCCTGCGCGCGCATTGGGCGGCCCATGGTCGCAACTACTACACAAGGCACGATTATGAGGCGGTCGACAAGGATCGGGCCGAGGCGATGCTCGAGGCCTTGCGCGGGCGGCTCGACAGTCTGGCCGGCCAAAGCTTTGCCGGGCGCAAGGTCGAGATGGCCGACGAATTTTCCTATGACGATCCCGTGGACGGATCGAAAAGCACGGGCCAGGGGCTGCGCATCCATTTCGAGGGCGGCGCGCGGATCGTCTACCGGCTGTCGGGGACCGGCACGGTCGGGGCGACGCTGCGGGTCTATCTCGAGGAGTATACCGACGATCCGGCGCGACTGGAGCTCCCGGTCGAGGAGGTGCTGGCCGATGTGATCGCCGCTGCCGACGAGATCGCGGGCATTCGCGACCATACCGGCAGGACCGAACCGGACGTCCGGACCTGA
- the cysW gene encoding sulfate ABC transporter permease subunit CysW — MAEIAYPRREPVTTEPRLARWSLIAAVLALVSILLFAPLATVFAEALAEGGAAALAALGSSDARAAIGLTLTVAALSVPLNAAIGIAAAWAIARFEFRGKALLVTLIDLPFSVSPVVAGLALVLLFGVNGPLGDWLLAHDLKIVFALPGIVLATLFVTFPFVARELVPVMIEQGRTEEEAALTLGASGWRTFLTVTLPNIRWALLYGLLLCNARAMGEFGAVAVVSGKIRGETTTMPIMIEMLYNEYLSVAAFSLAALLALLALLTLTLKTLLEWRCAELLSATRRY, encoded by the coding sequence TTGGCTGAGATCGCATATCCGAGGCGGGAGCCCGTGACCACCGAGCCGCGGCTGGCCCGCTGGTCGCTGATCGCGGCGGTGCTGGCGCTGGTCAGCATCCTGCTTTTCGCGCCGCTCGCCACGGTCTTCGCCGAGGCCCTGGCCGAGGGTGGCGCGGCGGCGCTGGCCGCGCTCGGCTCATCCGATGCACGCGCGGCAATCGGGCTGACCCTGACCGTCGCCGCCCTCTCGGTGCCGCTGAACGCCGCGATCGGCATCGCCGCAGCCTGGGCCATCGCCCGGTTCGAGTTTCGCGGCAAGGCACTGCTCGTGACCCTGATCGACCTGCCCTTCTCGGTCTCGCCGGTGGTGGCGGGGCTGGCGCTGGTGCTTCTGTTCGGGGTCAACGGGCCGCTGGGCGACTGGCTTCTCGCCCATGACCTCAAGATCGTCTTCGCCCTGCCCGGGATCGTCCTTGCCACGCTGTTCGTGACCTTTCCCTTCGTCGCGCGCGAACTCGTTCCGGTGATGATCGAGCAGGGCCGGACCGAGGAAGAGGCGGCGCTGACGCTGGGCGCCTCGGGCTGGCGGACCTTCCTGACGGTGACGCTGCCCAATATCCGCTGGGCCCTGCTTTACGGGCTGCTTCTGTGCAATGCCCGGGCGATGGGCGAATTCGGCGCGGTCGCCGTGGTCTCGGGCAAGATCCGGGGCGAAACCACCACGATGCCGATCATGATCGAGATGCTCTACAACGAGTATCTCTCGGTCGCGGCCTTCTCGCTCGCGGCGCTGCTAGCCTTGCTCGCGCTTCTGACCCTGACCCTGAAAACCCTTCTGGAATGGCGCTGCGCGGAGCTGCTTTCCGCTACCCGCCGATATTGA